A single window of Carassius auratus strain Wakin chromosome 9, ASM336829v1, whole genome shotgun sequence DNA harbors:
- the popdc3 gene encoding popeye domain-containing protein 3, translated as MDHLTENNLTAETLEYPVCSEWKENPEGSVFHLAHILLVLGFMGGSGFYGLLYMFSFLTLGFFCYSMWSWSDPCTTDSFSWTFALFAFCLAQVVHVSYRLRKVTFGKEFQDLYDYKFKKLGVSLTHFGKIVECCEGDVYTLDKDHCFAVEGKTSIDKLSVLISGRIRVTVNGEFLHYIYPFQFLDSPEWDSLRPSEEGVFQVTLRADNRCRYVVWRRKKLYLLFAQHRYIAKIFALLVRNDIAEKLFSLNDKAFDPHGFRYDLRLPNFCHGPEPEIGNTSESRPVLEQSETKPAERDS; from the exons ATGGATCATTTGACAGAGAATAACTTGACAGCAGAGACTCTGGAATACCCAGTGTGCTCAGAATGGAAGGAAAACCCCGAAGGATCAGTGTTTCATCTCGCTCATATACTGCTGGTTTTGGGATTTATGGGAGGCAGCGGCTTTTATGGATTACTCTATATGTTCAGCTTTTTAACGCTGGGGTTCTTCTGTTACTCGATGTGGTCGTGGTCGGATCCCTGCACGACTGACTCGTTTTCGTGGACCTTCGCGCTTTTCGCCTTCTGTCTGGCACAAGTCGTTCATGTGTCGTACCGACTGCGCAAAGTCACTTTTGGTAAAGAGTTCCAGGATCTCTACGATTATAAGTTCAAAAAGCTTGGAGTCTCCTTAACGCATTTTGGAAAAATCGTGGAGTGCTGTGAGGGCGATGTCTATACTCTAGATAAAGACCACTGCTTCGCCGTGGAGGGAAAAACCTCCATCGACAAACTGTCAGTTCTCATCTCAGGCAG GATACGAGTGACGGTGAACGGGGAGTTTTTGCACTACATCTATCCATTTCAGTTCCTGGACTCTCCAGAGTGGGATTCCCTCAGACCTTCAGAAGAAGGGGTTTTTCAG GTCACGTTACGTGCAGATAACCGGTGCAGGTACGTGGTGTGGAGACGGAAGAAGCTCTATCTGCTGTTCGCGCAGCACCGCTACATCGCCAAGATCTTCGCGCTGCTGGTGCGCAATGACATCGCGGAGAAACTCTTCTCTCTCAACGACAAGGCTTTCGACCCCCACGGGTTCCGCTACGATCTCCGGTTACCAAACTTCTGTCACGGGCCAGAGCCAGAAATAGGGAACACAAGTGAATCCCGGCCAGTGCTGGAACAGAGTGAAACCAAACCGGCAGAAAGAGACTCGTGA